A genomic region of Cannabis sativa cultivar Pink pepper isolate KNU-18-1 chromosome 1, ASM2916894v1, whole genome shotgun sequence contains the following coding sequences:
- the LOC115707444 gene encoding uncharacterized protein LOC115707444 isoform X2 yields MRATVAPTIVLSPPFSNLITTVTRSQTHTYPTALKCLNHNKVSLEDHYQRNATKYWDNFYKRHQDKFFKDRHYLEKDWRYYFAEDEVCSNEKVVLEVGCGSGSTLFPLMAAFPNIYVHACDLSPHAIELVKSNVNFIEDRVNAIVCDVTLESLCEKIDPFSVDVVTLVFMLSAVSPSKMPLILENIKTVIKPNGYVLLRDYAAGDFAQVKLQKKDRMIGEDFYVRGDGTCSFYFSEDFLSTLFLRAGFHTVDMNTYCREVYNRSRNVTMNRCYKRVA; encoded by the exons ATGAGAGCTACTGTAGCTCCAACCATTGTACTCTCACCTCCATTTTCTAACTTAATCACCACCGTCACTCGATCGCAAACTCACACTTATCCGACGGCCTTAAAATGTTTGAATCATAACAAAGTCTCTCTTGAAGACCACTACCAAAGAAATGCCACCAAATACTGGGACAATTTCTACAAACGCCACCAAGACAaa TTCTTCAAGGATAGACATTACTTGGAGAAGGATTGGAGATATTACTTTGCAGAAGATGAAGTCTGCTCAAATGAAAAGGTCGTTTTAGAG GTTGGATGTGGGTCTGGAAGTACCCTCTTTCCCCTTATGGCTGCATTTCCCAATATTTATGTTCATGCCTGTGATCTCTCACCTCATGCAATTGAGCTTGTTAAG TCAAATGTGAATTTCATAGAAGACAGGGTTAATGCAATTGTCTGTGATGTTACACTTGAGTCTCTTTGTGAGAAAATTGACCCCTTTTCAGTTGATGTTGTTACATTG GTTTTCATGTTATCTGCAGTTTCTCCAAGTAAAATGCCTTTGATATTGGAGAACATCAAAACAGTGATAAAG CCCAATGGTTATGTTCTATTACGAGATTATGCTGCTGGAGATTTTGCTCAA GTCAAGTTACAGAAAAAGGATAGGATGATCGGTGAGGACTTTTATGTTCGAGGAGATGGTACT TGCTCATTCTACTTCTCTGAAGATTTTTTGTCAACATTGTTTCTAAGAGCTGGCTTTCACACTGTGGATATGAACACATACTGCAGAGAGGTTTACAATCGTTCTCGGAATGTTACGATGAACAG GTGTTACAAAAGAGTCGCCTGA
- the LOC115707444 gene encoding tRNA N(3)-methylcytidine methyltransferase trm141 isoform X1 yields MRATVAPTIVLSPPFSNLITTVTRSQTHTYPTALKCLNHNKVSLEDHYQRNATKYWDNFYKRHQDKFFKDRHYLEKDWRYYFAEDEVCSNEKVVLEVGCGSGSTLFPLMAAFPNIYVHACDLSPHAIELVKSNVNFIEDRVNAIVCDVTLESLCEKIDPFSVDVVTLVFMLSAVSPSKMPLILENIKTVIKPNGYVLLRDYAAGDFAQVKLQKKDRMIGEDFYVRGDGTCSFYFSEDFLSTLFLRAGFHTVDMNTYCREVYNRSRNVTMNRRWIRGVFKSI; encoded by the exons ATGAGAGCTACTGTAGCTCCAACCATTGTACTCTCACCTCCATTTTCTAACTTAATCACCACCGTCACTCGATCGCAAACTCACACTTATCCGACGGCCTTAAAATGTTTGAATCATAACAAAGTCTCTCTTGAAGACCACTACCAAAGAAATGCCACCAAATACTGGGACAATTTCTACAAACGCCACCAAGACAaa TTCTTCAAGGATAGACATTACTTGGAGAAGGATTGGAGATATTACTTTGCAGAAGATGAAGTCTGCTCAAATGAAAAGGTCGTTTTAGAG GTTGGATGTGGGTCTGGAAGTACCCTCTTTCCCCTTATGGCTGCATTTCCCAATATTTATGTTCATGCCTGTGATCTCTCACCTCATGCAATTGAGCTTGTTAAG TCAAATGTGAATTTCATAGAAGACAGGGTTAATGCAATTGTCTGTGATGTTACACTTGAGTCTCTTTGTGAGAAAATTGACCCCTTTTCAGTTGATGTTGTTACATTG GTTTTCATGTTATCTGCAGTTTCTCCAAGTAAAATGCCTTTGATATTGGAGAACATCAAAACAGTGATAAAG CCCAATGGTTATGTTCTATTACGAGATTATGCTGCTGGAGATTTTGCTCAA GTCAAGTTACAGAAAAAGGATAGGATGATCGGTGAGGACTTTTATGTTCGAGGAGATGGTACT TGCTCATTCTACTTCTCTGAAGATTTTTTGTCAACATTGTTTCTAAGAGCTGGCTTTCACACTGTGGATATGAACACATACTGCAGAGAGGTTTACAATCGTTCTCGGAATGTTACGATGAACAG GCGTTGGATACGCGGGGTATTTAAAAGCATTTGA
- the LOC115704528 gene encoding U-box domain-containing protein 51: protein MALSRTSSKLGNVNVVIAINRDKQISQSLVKWAVDHLLRGHKKSNCFIVHVINHDTTHSNTNSSNKGGRSSDELQHIFLPLLGYCARKGVTAKEVILHDIDVPSTIVDYIVKNDITNVVVGASNHNALIRKFKEADVPTSLLKTAPQFCSVYVISKGKPTSVRAATQTKTPKNNEGSNNASLGNLITSGSGQLSVDKSNRSKPNSRVDASSTVQTNLSVHKSAPSFVSTDYTGTHSFNSPLHSFQSSTTSRSLDSFTSLESSGDSFVTPDELEVEMHTLNLQLKQTMDIYNSLRDEAKEAKQRADEVQLKPLNERSLHEAKMAEETETALAEMERQKTKAATEAAHIAERIADIETQKRKFAEAKSNLEAEEINSMQGGVQYRRYGIKEIETATDYFNPDRKIGEGGYGPVYKGFLDHTAVAIKILRPDISQGLVQFQQEVEVLSSIRHPNMVLLVGACPEYGCLVYEYMDNGSLDDRLFCKDYTRPIPWRDRFRIAAEITTALLFLHQRKPEPLVHRDLKPGNILLDRNYVSKISDVGLAKLVPASVANTVTQYHQTAAAGTFCYIDPEYQQTGLLGVKSDVYSLGVMLLQIITARPPIGLSYQVEESIEQGTFAEVLDPLVKNWPVEEALSFAKLALQCCEMRKRDRPDLGSVVLPELNRLRNLGMEDGSNY from the exons ATGGCGCTTTCAAGAACATCCTCGAAGTTGGGGAATGTGAACGTCGTTATCGCCATTAATAGGGACAAACAAATTAGCCAATCTCTGGTCAAATGGGCAGTGGATCATCTTTTGCGTGGCCACAAGAAATCAAATTGTTTTATTGTTCACGTAATCAATCATGATACTACTCATTCCA ATACTAATTCGAGTAACAAAGGAGGTCGCTCATCTGATGAGTTGCAACATATCTTTCTTCCTTTACTTGGATATTGTGCTCGAAAAGGG GTTACAGCAAAGGAAGTGATCCTTCATGATATTGATGTTCCAAGTACAATAGTTGATTACATTGTTAAAAACGACATCACCAACGTTGTCGTTGGTGCTTCCAATCACAATGCTCTTATAAG GAAATTTAAAGAAGCAGATGTGCCCACTAGCTTACTCAAAACTGCACCACAATTCTGTTCTGTATACGTTATATCAAAAGGGAAACCTACTTCTGTGAGAGCAGCAACTCAAACCAAAACACCCAAAAATAATGAAGGATCCAATAATGCCAG TCTTGGGAATCTGATTACTTCTGGTTCTGGACAATTATCTGTGGACAAGAGTAATAGAAGCAAGCCAAACAGCAGGGTTGATGCATCATCAACAGTCCAAACGAATTTATCGGTGCATAAAAGCGCCCCATCATTTGTTAGTACTGATTACACAGGCACACACAGCTTCAATTCACCGTTGCATAGTTTCCAATCATCAACCACCTCTAGGAGTTTGGACTCGTTTACAAGCTTGGAGAGTTCAGGCGACTCTTTTGTAACACCT GATGAATTGGAAGTTGAGATGCATACACTAAACCTTCAATTAAAGCAAACTATGGATATTTACAACTCACTTCGTGATGAAGCTAAAGAAGCCAAACAAAGG GCCGATGAAGTTCAATTGAAGCCATTGAATGAGCGTAGCCTACATGAAGCCAAGATGGCAGAAGAGACTGAAACTGCTTTGGCAGAGATGGAAAGGCAGAAGACCAAGGCTGCCACTGAAGCGGCTCACATTGCAGAACGGATAGCAGACATAGAAACTCAGAAGAGAAAATTTGCTGAAGCAAAATCCAACCTGGAGGCAGAGGAGATAAACTCTATGCAGGGTGGTGTCCAATATAGGAGATATGGCATAAAAGAGATTGAAACTGCAACAGATTACTTCAACCCTGATAGAAAGATTGGTGAAGGCGGTTATGGACCTGTTTATAAAGGATTTCTTGATCACACTGCTGTTGCTATTAAGATCTTGAGGCCAGATATATCTCAAGGACTAGTCCAGTTCCAACAAGAG GTTGAGGTTCTGAGCAGCATAAGGCATCCAAACATGGTTCTCCTAGTAGGTGCTTGCCCTGAATACGGGTGCCTTGTCTATGAGTACATGGACAATGGTAGCTTAGACGACAGGTTGTTCTGCAAAGACTACACTCGCCCCATTCCATGGAGAGATCGCTTCAGAATCGCAGCGGAAATCACCACTGCTCTTCTCTTCCTTCATCAAAGAAAGCCAGAGCCACTGGTCCACCGTGACCTCAAACCGGGAAACATCCTGTTAGACCGAAACTATGTAAGCAAAATCAGTGACGTAGGCCTGGCCAAGCTTGTTCCTGCATCTGTAGCTAACACTGTCACACAATATCACCAGACAGCAGCAGCTGGTACATTTTGCTACATTGATCCGGAGTATCAACAAACAGGACTATTGGGTGTGAAATCAGATGTGTACTCATTGGGAGTTATGCTTCTACAGATAATCACAGCAAGGCCTCCCATTGGTCTGTCCTATCAGGTTGAAGAGTCCATTGAGCAAGGTACTTTCGCTGAAGTTCTTGACCCCTTAGTTAAGAATTGGCCTGTTGAAGAGGCTTTGTCCTTCGCAAAACTGGCACTGCAGTGCTGTGAGATGAGGAAGAGAGATAGACCTGACCTTGGTTCGGTCGTGTTACCAGAGCTAAATCGTTTGCGTAACCTTGGAATGGAGGATGGAAGCAATTACTAG
- the LOC133034661 gene encoding uncharacterized protein LOC133034661 — MIRVWNDKAISVERVVSSAITYLDIWKSAQNSNGGASSSSSQLHAGVEHWIKPSLGELKVNCDAALYSGERSHGLGWIARDHAGLCVAAAAVKHRGDIDPVVAEALSMKEALSWIKSCWEDSRTVEGLCPTAVLLESDCLVLVNAINSKSHILSPLGLIVSDCISLIRSFSSFDISVQFVKRSGNQAANWLARSSGSCPDRFSSRGSVPSGLEAILLADLL; from the exons ATGATAAGAG TCTGGAATGATAAGGCTATTTCTGTGGAAAGAGTTGTTTCATCTGCAATTACTTACCTTGATATTTGGAAATCTGCTCAAAATAGTAATGGAGGAGCTTCGTCTTCTTCTAGTCAGCTTCATGCTGGTGTTGAGCACTGGATTAAACCATCTTTGGGAGAGTTGAAGGTTAATTGTGATGCTGCTCTGTATTCTGGAGAAAGGAGTCATGGTTTGGGTTGGATTGCCAGGGATCATGCTGGTTTGTGTGTTGCTGCGGCTGCTGTCAAACACCGAGGAGATATTGATCCTGTTGTTGCTGAGGCGCTGTCCATGAAGGAGGCGTTGAGTTGGATTAAGTCCTGTTGGGAAGATAGCAGGACTGTTGAGGGCTTGTGTCCTACAGCGGTTTTATTGGAGTCAGATTGTCTTGTGTTGGTTAATGCTATTAATAGCAAGAGCCATATTCTGTCTCCTCTTGGTCTTATTGTTTCGGATTGTATTTCTCTTATACGATCATTTTCTAGTTTTGATATTTCAGTTCagtttgttaaacgatctgggAACCAAGCGGCTAACTGGTTAGCTCGTTCTTCTGGTTCTTGTCCTGATCGTTTTTCCAGTAGGGGGTCTGTCCCTTCTGGTTTGGAAGCTATTTTGTTAGCTGATTTGCTTTAA